Part of the Cohnella candidum genome, TTCTTATTTTTCTCCAATTCAATCTTCTCAGAGAGATCGCGGATTTCTCCGTTCACGCGGACCCGAACGAATCCTTGCTTCTGGATATCGGCCAGCAGCTTCTGATGTTCGCCCTTGCGTCCGGAGACGATCGGAGCGAGAATTTGCAAGCGCGTGCGCTCCGGGAATTCCATGATGCGGTCGACCATCTGCTCCACGGTCTGGGAGGTGATCTCCACGCCGTGGTCCGGGCAGTGAGGCTTGCCCACGCGGGCAAACAGCAGACGCAGGTAGTCGTAAATTTCCGTGACGGTGCCGACGGTCGAGCGAGGGTTGCGGCTCGTCGTTTTCTGGTCGATGGAAATCGCCGGGGACAATCCCTCGATCGAGTCGACATCCGGTTTGTCCATCTGTCCGAGGAATTGCCGCGCATAAGCCGACAGAGATTCCACGTAACGGCGCTGCCCTTCCGCGTAAATCGTGTCGAAAGCGAGGGACGATTTGCCGGAACCGGACAGGCCGGTCAGCACGACGAATTTATCCCGGGGGATCGTGACGTCGATATTTTTGAGGTTATGCGCTCTCGCGCCTTTGATGACGATACTCTCGTTGGCCAATGAAAATAGCCCCTTTCCGACGGGGCGGCGGGGCGCTCAAAATGCCGGCCGCGGTCGTTCATCCGATAGGAATGTGTGTTCCCATAGATTATACTGGACTGCGGCCTTCCTTGCAAATGCTGAGATGTAAATCCTTACCGGAAAATCTCGAACCGCGAGAACGCGGTCAGCGCAGCTGGCTCGGCCACAGGACGAAGCGGTTCCGATCCCTTTCCGCGCCCAGCGAACGCAGCATTTCTCCGGCATCCGATGCCGACGCGTCGACTCCGTTCCATTTTTCCACGGTAATTTTGGATAGTCCCTGGCGCTTAAGCAGCAGGGAGAAAATGGCCTTCCACTCTCCGGCGCGCTGCTCTTGCCGTTGCGATTCCGCGTCTTCCGTTCCGTTCAACGCGAAGATCCGCTTGCCCCCATTTTCGATCCAGTAGAGCCATCGGTCTCCCTGCAGAACCAGGTAGTTGCCCGGCTTCCTGGCGAAGGACGCACCCTCGACTGGCGGCCATTCCACCGCTTGGCCAAAGGGGTTGGCGGGGTCGACGGCAGACAGCAGCGTGACCGACTCGGACGGAGTCGTCGGAAGCGGTTTGCGGATTTCCTCCGCAAGTTCGCGGGTGGTGAATTGCAGCAAGTGAAGATCCTTAATGAACATCCCGCGCGTCACCGCACCCCACTCTTCCAGCTTTTTCAACACGGGGAGCAGAGTATCCCAGTCATAAGGGCACGTTTTCGCCGCCAGCTCCTTGGTCAATACGCCGTAAGTCTGCAAAAGATGATGAACCCACCGCACGAGCGGAGAGTCCTCCTTCAGACCGCCCGGTGATCCGGCCGCCTCCTCGCTTGAGTCCGTCAGAAGCGAACCTGTCCAATACCAGCGTCCCAAGCCGGAGCCGGACTTGAGGAATCCGTCTTTACCTTTGGACTTGCCGGATTGCCGAAGAGGAGCGAACTGGTCGTTGGACACTTGCCCTTCCCAAACGAGATCGAGGAGGTCGGACAGCACCTCGGAAGGAAGCCTTCCCGTCTCTTGGCTGAGCCGGGTCAAGAACCGGGCACCGCCCAAGCGCAAACGTTCCAGCAATTCCGGATGACGCGACTCTTCCTGTGCCGCCGGCTTCAACCACGGCTCATACAGCGCCTTGTTGTCGGCAATGAAGAAGGCGACTTTGCCTTCCTTGTCCTCCCCGTCCTTGCGGCCGACCCAGATAACCTGGCCGGAAGCGCAGAGCAGGTCCAGCGTTTCCTTGCGGTAATCCGGAAGCCTGGACGGAAAGACGATCGTTTCCCAATGGGACAGCGGTAAAAACAATCCCTGCAGCGTATCGATGACCGCCAGCAGGCCTTCCTCTCCACGGCGGTCCCTCGCATCTTGTCCTCCGGACAGCACAAGCTGTCTTCGCAGCAAATCGCCCAGCCAGCGCGAAGCGTCAACCGGCTCGAGACTTCGCCTGACCTTGCCGATGGAGAGCCGGACGAGCCGCTCGGCGACCTTGCGGCTGGACCAAATACGTTCCGAAGCGTCTGCCGCGAACGGCGCCTGCTCGGTCCTCCCCTGCTGCAACAGCATTTCCGCGACGGAAGCCGCTTCCCCGGCAGACAGGTTCGGATATCGCTGCATCAATTCCTCTTCCGTGAACGAGAGACGATTGTCCGCGAAACGCCCGGCCACGAACGCGACCGATTCCGGCGTGCACGGGAATGCGTCGTATACCTCCCGTTCGTCGGAGGAAATCCACCTCGGCGAGGTATCGGCTCCGAACCGGATTTCGGCGACCCTCCGCCGCTCCTTCAGTTCCTCCAGCCACGCGCGCGACTGGCCGCCGGCCAAGCGGACAATCTCCTCTTCGGCCAGGTCTCCTCTTTTCTTCAGGAGCCGGAGCAAATCTTCCGCATGCCGAAGCTCGGCTTCCGGCTCTTCCAGCTTGCGTCCCTCTTCTTCCAGCACGCCGGGGTCGACGGCCTGCAGCCCCTCTTCCGGCTTGAACAATTGCCCGGCGGTCGATTTGCTGAGCTGCAGCAGCTGCAGTTGGACCGATTCGTCGAGGCCGTCCCCTTCATACATCCGCATGTTCACGTATTCGAATATGAACTGCGAGGCGAGCGGAGACGGGAATTCCGTTTCCTGGACGACGACATCGATTCGGCCGTCCGCGATTCGCTCCAGGATGTCTTGCAGTCGGGGAAGATCGAGAAACTCTTGTTGGGCTTCGCGCATCGCTTCTTGGAAAACCGGAAAACGCTCGGCGTACGGGAGCGCGCTCTTGAGCAGCTCCGCGCCGCGGAGACGTTTCTGCCACAAGGGAACCCGCGTGAAGCTTCGGGAGAGAAGCAGCGAGGTTTCCGCGATTCTCCGGAAAGAAACCGCGAGCAGCGGCGAACCCGTCAACGCTTCGGCGAGCAGGCGTTCCGCGTTCGCGGCCGTCACTTGCCAAATCATGTGCAGCCAGGAAACGTCCCATTCCGAAAACACGAGCTCGATGCCATTGTCCTTCGCGTTGCCGTAGACCCGGTAAGGAAGCGTGCCCTCGAACTGGCGCTCGATGGCCAGCAGCCAGGTGCGGTTGACCTTGCGCCCAAAATGGTTGTGCAGGATCACGTGCTTCTGATTCGCCGCGTCCCGGTAGTGTTCAACGACGATCCGGCGATCGGTCGGAATACGGCTGACCGCCTGCTGCGACCGGAGAAACCCGATCAGCTCCGTCGCCGCTCGGGCATCCATCCCGTAACCGCGTTCGAGCCATTGCACGGTTTCCTCGTCCGGCCGTTGCAGCCGCTCCTCCAGTTCCCTCTGGAACGAGGCGATTCGGGCGCCGAGTTCATAGGAACGCGCCGGGGACTCGTTCCGCCAGAACGGGATTTCGCTGAAACGGTTGCCGGCTTCCGTCGCGTATACTCTGTCGTGCCGGATGTCCGTGAGCGTCCAGGCTTGCGACCCGAGCTGCACGACGTCCCCCACTCGGGACTCGTGGATGAATTCTTCGTCCAGCTCGCCGATCTGCGCCCGGCTTTCCGCATGATGCACCGGATACGCCGAGCTCTGCGGGATCGTGCCCGCTCCCGTAACGGCCGCCATCGCGGAATTCGCCCGCCGCATCAGGCGGCCCGTCTCGCGATCCCAATCGAGCAGCGGCCGGACAAACGGATAAAAGCCGGACAGAACCTCCAGAATGGATTCCAGCCGTTCGCGGGGAAACGCCCGATAGCTGTCGCTTCGCGCGATCAGCCGATACACGCCGGAGACCGTGCGCTCCCGCTCCGCCACCATCGCTACCGTCTGCTGGGACAACACGTCCAAAGCGTCGCGGGGGACGACGATCTCCTCGATATCCCTCTCCGCGATCATGCGGCTCAGGACGGCGATGTCGGGAAGCGCGCCCTTGTAACGGGCGATGATCGCCCCCCGGCTCGTATCGCCGACGGAGTGTCCGGCGCGTCCGACGCGCTGAATGCCCGCGGCCGCCTCCGGCGGAGGGTCGATCTGGATGACGAAATCGACATGGCCCACGTCGATTCCGAGCTCCAGCGACGAAGTCGCGACGATGCAGCGAAGCTCGCCGGCCTTCAGCATCCGTTCCACTTCGAGGCGCCATTCCCGCGACATGCTGCCGTGGTGGGCCCGAGCCATCTCGTAGCCGGCGTGGTCGTTCAGACGCAAACAAAGCCGCTCGCATAAGCGGCGGCTGTTCACGTAAATGAGCACGGAGCGGCTGCCCGTCATCAGCTCCGTCAACAGGTCAAGCAGCGGCAGCCAAACAGCCGCGTCGCGCGTTTGAAGCTGCCGGTTCTGGTCCGGAATGCAGGCCATGATCGAATAAGACTTGACCATGTCGCTCTCCACGATTCGCACCGGCCTTGGGCGATAGCCCAAGGGGTGGACGAAGCCTTCTGCGTATAGAGACACGTCTGCGTCTGCGTTACCGTCGACCGGTCTTCCCGCCGATGCCTCCGTTTCCTCCCAACCGCCCAAATATCGCGCCACCCGCTCCAGCGGTTTCTGCGTCGCGGACACGCCGATCCGCTGCACGGCGGCTCCGCACGTTTCTTCCAGCCTCTCCAAAGAGAGAGACAGGTGGGAGCCCCGCTTGTCCGCAGCCAAATCGTGGATTTCGTCCACGATCACTTGGCGGACCGCGGACAGCATCTCCCGGCCCCTCTCCGAAGTTAACAGGATATAGAGCGACTCCGGCGTCGTGACGAGCAGGTCAGGCGGCCGGCGCAGCATAGCGGTCCGCTCCGACGGTTTCGTATCGCCCGTCCTGACGGCGCTGCGGATCCCCGGCCAATGCCCGCCGGATTCCTTCGCAACGAGTTCGAGCTCGTCCACGAACCCGAGCACGTGGTGATGGATGTCGTTGTTCAGCGCCTTCAAAGGCGTTACGTACAAAATCCGGACGCCTTTCCTTGCTGTTTCCGCTCCGCCTTCCTCTTTCTCCGTCAGAAGGCGGTTCAGGCAGGGAAGCAGCGCCGCCAGCGTTTTGCCGGAGCCGGTCGGCGCCGCGATCAGAGCGTGGCTGCCGGAAGTGATCGCGTCCCAAGACCTCCGCTGCACGTCCGTCGGTTGGCCGAACGTGGCTGCGAACCAAGCGGCAAGGACGGGATGCATGCCGTCAAACGGCGCACGTTCGGACATGGCCAA contains:
- a CDS encoding DEAD/DEAH box helicase; translated protein: MSERAPFDGMHPVLAAWFAATFGQPTDVQRRSWDAITSGSHALIAAPTGSGKTLAALLPCLNRLLTEKEEGGAETARKGVRILYVTPLKALNNDIHHHVLGFVDELELVAKESGGHWPGIRSAVRTGDTKPSERTAMLRRPPDLLVTTPESLYILLTSERGREMLSAVRQVIVDEIHDLAADKRGSHLSLSLERLEETCGAAVQRIGVSATQKPLERVARYLGGWEETEASAGRPVDGNADADVSLYAEGFVHPLGYRPRPVRIVESDMVKSYSIMACIPDQNRQLQTRDAAVWLPLLDLLTELMTGSRSVLIYVNSRRLCERLCLRLNDHAGYEMARAHHGSMSREWRLEVERMLKAGELRCIVATSSLELGIDVGHVDFVIQIDPPPEAAAGIQRVGRAGHSVGDTSRGAIIARYKGALPDIAVLSRMIAERDIEEIVVPRDALDVLSQQTVAMVAERERTVSGVYRLIARSDSYRAFPRERLESILEVLSGFYPFVRPLLDWDRETGRLMRRANSAMAAVTGAGTIPQSSAYPVHHAESRAQIGELDEEFIHESRVGDVVQLGSQAWTLTDIRHDRVYATEAGNRFSEIPFWRNESPARSYELGARIASFQRELEERLQRPDEETVQWLERGYGMDARAATELIGFLRSQQAVSRIPTDRRIVVEHYRDAANQKHVILHNHFGRKVNRTWLLAIERQFEGTLPYRVYGNAKDNGIELVFSEWDVSWLHMIWQVTAANAERLLAEALTGSPLLAVSFRRIAETSLLLSRSFTRVPLWQKRLRGAELLKSALPYAERFPVFQEAMREAQQEFLDLPRLQDILERIADGRIDVVVQETEFPSPLASQFIFEYVNMRMYEGDGLDESVQLQLLQLSKSTAGQLFKPEEGLQAVDPGVLEEEGRKLEEPEAELRHAEDLLRLLKKRGDLAEEEIVRLAGGQSRAWLEELKERRRVAEIRFGADTSPRWISSDEREVYDAFPCTPESVAFVAGRFADNRLSFTEEELMQRYPNLSAGEAASVAEMLLQQGRTEQAPFAADASERIWSSRKVAERLVRLSIGKVRRSLEPVDASRWLGDLLRRQLVLSGGQDARDRRGEEGLLAVIDTLQGLFLPLSHWETIVFPSRLPDYRKETLDLLCASGQVIWVGRKDGEDKEGKVAFFIADNKALYEPWLKPAAQEESRHPELLERLRLGGARFLTRLSQETGRLPSEVLSDLLDLVWEGQVSNDQFAPLRQSGKSKGKDGFLKSGSGLGRWYWTGSLLTDSSEEAAGSPGGLKEDSPLVRWVHHLLQTYGVLTKELAAKTCPYDWDTLLPVLKKLEEWGAVTRGMFIKDLHLLQFTTRELAEEIRKPLPTTPSESVTLLSAVDPANPFGQAVEWPPVEGASFARKPGNYLVLQGDRWLYWIENGGKRIFALNGTEDAESQRQEQRAGEWKAIFSLLLKRQGLSKITVEKWNGVDASASDAGEMLRSLGAERDRNRFVLWPSQLR